A window of Vigna unguiculata cultivar IT97K-499-35 chromosome 4, ASM411807v1, whole genome shotgun sequence contains these coding sequences:
- the LOC114180659 gene encoding uncharacterized protein LOC114180659, translating to MVNDAFGNFVNNHENMRLESSHMMPDEIAQYMKFMHEGQQSLYEGCDKYSKLSFLLKLYHIKCLCRMTDKAMSMILELLADAFDYAKIPSSFYEAKKIINKLGLHYTKIDACPNDCMLYYGEDKDREFCMKCNESRWKKTKKSNSIVGVTKRQKKVPAKVLRYFPLKPRLQRMFMSSKIAEHMQWHASRSTHEGILRHPSDSEAWKNFDLMNPQFASDPRNVRLGLATDGFNPFGDLSTCHSTWPIVLIPYNLPPWMCMKQSSFILSMIIPGKRAPGNDIDVYLRPLIEELKELWNTGIETFDSHKKEVFHMHAAILWTISDFPGLGTLSGWNTHTGLACPRCNFDTTPKKIQGHKFRLCRNRFDGSVETRNPPLRISGTNVLQQIQNLNIVFGKEPEIDERGKRQRKGHHPIDGPLQWRKKSIFFELPYWVNNLLHHNLDVMHIEKNVCDNVVYTLLNQGKKSKDNLKARNDLKDWGVRPDLWPDANNRYLPAIYTLTKENKHIFLKTLKNITVPDGYSSNISRCVDVKQSKLAGLKSHDSHVLMEQLLPLAMRKTLPKEVCSVLIDLCSFFKHLCNKVLKVDELNQLQNRVVLTLCHMEMLFPPAFFTVMVHLIVHLVEDAKIGGPVQYRWMYPIERYLGKLKSYVRNKAQPEGSITEGYLAEESLTFCSRYLDGIETIFNRIRRVDDEPDTMASSVSGLFPPVGKPVGGFTYFSLSTKEKLQAHRHIKNDLNGPYSDDLKFLAMGPIDCAKRYNAYNVNGFKFRTLERDHGLKTQNSGIFGTFGTRSYASSIDNQMQFGDVPYYGKLVDIIEINYNGRFSVTLFKCMWADTTTSRGIITDDLGFRLVNFTRLIHIGDNDDDEPYIQAAEAQMVYYVVDESDKNWSIPVHLKPRDLYDIGGDNDVTFHECEPFEQQNLETLFPDGEGNIPLTRS from the exons ATGGTTAATGATGCATTCGGGAATTTTGTAAATAATCATGAGAATATGCGACTTGAATCAAGCCACATGATGCCTGATGAAATTGCTCAGTATATGAAGTTTATGCATGAGGGACAACAAAGTTTGTATGAAGGATGTGACAAATAttctaaactttctttcttgCTCAAATTGTACCATATCAAATGTCTATGCAGAATGACTGACAAAGCAATGTCAATGATACTGGAGTTGTTAGCAGATGCTTTTGATTATGCTAAAATCCCATCTTCATTCTATGAAGCtaagaaaatcattaataaGCTTGGCCTTCATTACACCAAAATTGATGCTTGCCCAAATGATTGCATGTTATACTATGGAGAAGATAAAGATAGGGAATTTTGTATGAAATGCAATGAATCTAGatggaagaaaacaaagaagagcAATAGTATTGTTGGTGTTACTAAAAGACAAAAGAAAGTTCCAGCTAAAGTTTTGAGGTATTTTCCATTGAAGCCACGCTTACAACGAATGTTTATGTCTTCTAAAATAGCTGAGCATATGCAATGGCATGCATCAAGAAGTACACATGAAGGCATATTAAGGCATCCAAGTGATTCTGAAGCATGGAAGAACTTTGATCTAATGAATCCTCAATTTGCTTCAGACCCTCGAAATGTCAGACTTGGTTTGGCTACTGATGGGTTCAATCCATTTGGTGATTTGAGTACATGTCATAGCACTTGGCCTATTGTACTTATACCTTACAATCTTCCTCCTTGGATGTGTATGAAGCAAAGTTCGTTCATTCTTTCCATGATCATTCCTGGTAAAAGAGCACCaggaaatgatattgatgtATATTTAAGGCCATTAatagaagaattaaaagagCTATGGAACACTGGGATTGAAACTTTTGATTCACATAAGAAAGAAGTGTTTCATATGCATGCAGCTATATTATGGACTATTAGTGATTTTCCCGGTCTTGGAACCTTATCTGGGTGGAACACACATACTGGGTTGGCTTGCCCTAGGTGTAATTTTGACACAACTCCTAAGAAGATTCAgg GGCACAAATTTAGATTATGCCGCAATCGTTTTGATGGAAGTGTGGAAACTAGAAATCCTCCTTTGAGAATATCAGGAACAAATGTCTTACAACAAATTCAGAATCTTAATATTGTATTTGGGAAAGAACCAGAAATTGATGAACGGGGGAAAAGACAACGGAAAGGTCACCACCCTATTGATGGCCCTCTACAATGGAGAAAAAAGAgtatattttttgaacttcctTATTGGGTGAACAATTTATTGCACCACAATCTAGATGTTATgcacattgaaaaaaatgtatgtgataaTGTAGTCTATACATTGTTGAACCAAGGTAAAAAGTCAAAGGACAACCTAAAGGCACGAAATGACTTAAAAGATTGGGGTGTTAGACCTGATCTTTGGCCTGATGCAAATAACAGATATCTTCCGGCTATATATACattgacaaaagaaaataaacatatatttctgAAAACATTGAAGAACATCACTGTTCCAGATGGCTACTCAAGTAACATTAGTAGATGTGTTGATGTCAAACAATCTAAGCTTGCAGGATTGAAAAGTCATGATTCTCATGTTTTAATGGAGCAACTTTTACCTTTGGCAATGAGGAAGACGCTCCCTAAAGAAGTGTGCTCTGTTTTAATTGATCTGTGTTCCTTTTTTAAGCACTTAtgcaataaagttttaaaagtgGATGAACTTAACCAATTGCAAAATAGAGTTGTTCTTACATTATGTCACATGGAGATGTTGTTTCCTCCTGCATTTTTTACAGTCATGGTTCATTTGATTGTGCATTTGGTGGAAGATGCCAAGATTGGAGGACCTGTCCAATATAGgtggatgtatcccattgagaGATATTTGGGAAAATTGAAGTCTTATGTGCGCAACAAGGCTCAACCAGAAGGCTCAATAACTGAAGGCTACCTAGCTGAAGAGTCCTTAACCTTTTGTTCTAGATATTTAGATGGAATTGAGACTATATTTAATCGAATAAGGCGTGTTGATGACGAACCTGACACCATGGCATCTAGTGTAAGTGGTTTGTTTCCACCAGTTGGAAAACCAGTTGGGGGTTTCACTTACTTCTCTTTATCAACAAAGGAAAAGTTACAAGCACATCGTCAT ataaagaATGACTTAAATGGACCTTACTCAGATGATTTAAAGTTCTTAGCTATGGGCCCAATTGATTGTGCAAAACGCTACAATGCTTACAATGTTAATGGCTTCAAGTTTCGTACGTTAGAGAGAGATCATGGacttaaaacacaaaatagtgGAATATTTGGTACTTTTGGGACAAGGAGCTATGCAAGTAGCATTGACAATCAAATGCAATTTGGGGATGTGCCTTATTATGGAAAATTGGTAGATATAATTGAGATCAACTATAATGGTCGATTCTCTGTTACTTTGTTCAAATGTATGTGGGCTGATACAACTACTTCTAGAGGGATTATAACAGATGACTTGGGATTTAGATTAGTAAACTTTACACGTTTAATACACATTggtgataatgatgatgacgaACCATACATTCAGGCTGCAGAAGCTCAAATGGTTTATTATGTAGTGGATGAATCAGATAAAAATTGGAGCATTCCTGTGCATCTAAAGCCACGAGACTTATATGACATTGGTGGAGATAATGATGTCACTTTCCATGAATGTGAACCatttgaacaacaaaatttggaaaCTTTATTTCCAGATGGAGAAGGGAATATACCATTAACAAGGTCATAG
- the LOC114181608 gene encoding fatty alcohol:caffeoyl-CoA acyltransferase — MGAAYDHDSPPLLEDLKVTIHNSSMIFPSKEIERKSLFLSNIDKVLTFDVETVHFFGANKDFPPHVVTERLKNAVEDALVVYDFLGGRLKVNPETKRLEMDCTPEGAGFVEASSEYKLEQIGDLDYPNTAFAQLVHKNKNFLKEGDVPLCVAQVTSFKCGGFAIGFSTSHTTFDGLSFKTFLDNIASIAAKKPLAVTPCHDRHLLAARSPPRVTFPHPEMLKLNDLPTKSNIFDASTEQLQFKVFKLTSNDITKLKEEARNSVGGDKTTRVTGFNAITAHIWRCKALSSDDDDSNRNRSSTILYAVDIRSRLEPPLPKSYTGNAVLTAYATATCREVEEWPFMRLVETVREGATRMTNEYARSIIDWGEMNEGFPNGEVLVSSWWRLGFEEVEYPWGKPKYCCPVVYHRKDIVLLFPPVDGGGDGVSIIVALPPKEMNKFDGLFNKFLGV, encoded by the exons ATGGGAGCTGCTTATGACCACGATTCTCCTCCTCTACTTGAAGACCTTAAGGTGACCATACACAACTCCTCCATGATTTTCCCATCGAAAGAGATCGAGAGAAAGTCCTTGTTCTTGTCCAACATAGACAAGGTCCTCACCTTCGATGTCGAAACGGTTCACTTTTTCGGTGCCAACAAAGATTTTCCTCCGCATGTTGTCACTGAGAGGCTGAAGAACGCCGTAGAGGATGCCCTTGTTGTTTATGACTTCTTGGGTGGAAGATTGAAGGTAAACCCTGAAACCAAAAGGTTAGAGATGGATTGTACTCCAGAAGGGGCAGGGTTTGTGGAAGCTTCCAGTGAGTACAAACTGGAGCAGATAGGGGATTTGGATTATCCAAACACAGCCTTTGCACAGTTGGTGCACAAGAACAAGAACTTTCTTAAAGAGGGTGATGTTCCACTCTGTGTTGCCCAG GTGACATCGTTCAAGTGCGGTGGCTTTGCAATTGGCTTTTCAACAAGCCACACGACCTTCGACGGTCTCAGCTTCAAGACCTTCCTCGACAACATCGCTTCCATAGCCGCTAAAAAGCCCTTGGCCGTGACGCCGTGCCACGACAGGCACCTGCTGGCCGCCCGATCCCCGCCACGTGTGACCTTCCCACACCCGGAGATGCTGAAGCTGAACGACCTCCCCACCAAGTCCAACATCTTCGACGCCTCAACCGAGCAGCTTCAATTCAAGGTCTTCAAACTAACCTCAAACGACATCACGAAGCTGAAGGAAGAGGCGCGAAATTCAGTTGGCGGTGACAAAACCACACGCGTCACAGGCTTTAACGCTATCACGGCCCACATATGGAGATGCAAGGCACTGTCAAGCGACGACGACGATAGTAACCGTAATAGGTCATCGACGATTCTGTACGCTGTGGATATACGTTCGAGGTTGGAGCCTCCGTTGCCGAAATCTTACACCGGCAACGCAGTGTTAACGGCATATGCGACTGCCACGTGTCGGGAGGTGGAAGAATGGCCGTTCATGAGGTTGGTGGAAACGGTGCGTGAGGGTGCGACTAGGATGACGAATGAGTACGCAAGGTCGATCATTGACTGGGGAGAGATGAACGAAGGGTTTCCTAATGGGGAGGTTTTGGTGTCGTCGTGGTGGAGATTAGGGTTTGAGGAGGTGGAGTATCCATGGGGGAAGCCTAAGTATTGTTGCCCTGTGGTGTATCATCGGAAGGATATTGTTCTGTTGTTTCCTCCGGTTGACGGAGGAGGTGATGGGGTCAGTATTATCGTGGCTCTTCCTCCCAAGGAGATGAACAAATTCGATGGACTCTTCAATAAGTTTTTGGGTGTTTGA